Proteins encoded by one window of Geobacter sp. DSM 9736:
- a CDS encoding pseudouridine synthase, whose translation MDVIYHDDHLIAVNKPPGMLVHRTSLDRQATTSILQQVRDRIGKRVYPVHRLDRPTSGVLLFALSPETAGAVAAQFTGMEVVKRYLAVVRGFIPEEGVVDYPLRDDPASSAVAKLSPLREAVSLYRRIATTELPIGVGRYPTSRYSLAEMRPMTGRRHQLRRHLKHILHPIIGDTNYGEGRHNRLFRCEFGCSRLLLASVELSLRHPVTGERLMLNAPVGSEFAAVMERFGWRQALPDAWLDTRL comes from the coding sequence GTGGACGTCATATATCACGACGATCATCTGATAGCTGTCAACAAGCCCCCGGGTATGCTCGTCCACAGGACCAGCCTCGACCGGCAGGCAACAACATCAATTCTCCAGCAGGTGCGCGACCGGATCGGGAAGAGGGTTTACCCGGTACATCGTCTGGATCGACCCACATCCGGCGTGCTTCTCTTTGCCCTTTCCCCGGAGACGGCGGGGGCTGTGGCCGCGCAGTTCACCGGGATGGAAGTTGTGAAACGGTACCTGGCCGTTGTCAGGGGTTTTATTCCCGAGGAGGGGGTCGTGGATTATCCGCTGCGAGACGATCCCGCTTCCTCTGCAGTCGCAAAACTTTCTCCGCTCCGCGAGGCCGTCAGCTTGTATCGCAGGATCGCCACGACCGAACTGCCGATTGGGGTCGGTCGCTATCCGACCAGCCGGTACTCGCTGGCAGAAATGCGTCCCATGACAGGTCGCCGCCATCAGTTGCGGCGCCATCTCAAGCACATACTTCATCCCATTATCGGTGATACAAACTATGGCGAAGGTCGACACAACCGCCTTTTCCGGTGTGAGTTCGGCTGCAGCCGGCTTCTTCTTGCTTCGGTGGAACTTTCGCTGCGCCATCCGGTGACCGGGGAGAGGCTAATGCTTAATGCTCCCGTCGGATCCGAATTTGCCGCGGTAATGGAGCGTTTCGGGTGGCGGCAGGCGCTGCCTGACGCATGGCTGGATACGAGACTGTAA
- the thpR gene encoding RNA 2',3'-cyclic phosphodiesterase → MHRLFVAVDLPDQVRRMIGGLAADLPGARLVPADQIHLTLRFIGEVDGATFSRVRNVLEKVPGCAFTLSLRGLGHFPPGRHPRVLWVGIDECVHLTMLQKSVESALSLTDLPPEDRKFSPHITLARLKETPPGAVERLESRHRELSLPPFPVKEFHLYSSILSEKGAVHRREATYPLSVPD, encoded by the coding sequence ATGCATCGGCTCTTCGTGGCGGTAGACCTGCCCGATCAGGTGCGGAGGATGATCGGGGGGCTTGCAGCTGACCTGCCGGGAGCGCGGCTGGTGCCGGCAGATCAAATCCATCTGACACTTCGATTCATCGGAGAGGTGGACGGCGCCACATTTTCCCGCGTCAGAAATGTGCTGGAAAAAGTACCAGGATGCGCCTTCACTCTCTCCCTGCGGGGCTTAGGGCACTTCCCCCCCGGCAGACACCCGAGGGTCCTCTGGGTAGGCATTGATGAATGCGTGCACCTGACAATGCTTCAGAAATCGGTGGAATCCGCGCTCAGCCTTACAGACCTTCCTCCCGAGGATCGAAAATTCTCTCCTCACATCACCCTTGCCCGTTTAAAAGAGACGCCACCAGGAGCCGTCGAGCGCCTGGAGAGTCGTCATAGGGAGCTCAGCCTGCCTCCATTCCCCGTAAAGGAGTTTCACCTCTATTCCAGCATCCTTTCAGAAAAAGGAGCCGTGCACCGTCGGGAAGCCACCTACCCGCTCAGCGTGCCGGACTAG
- a CDS encoding DUF1847 domain-containing protein, whose amino-acid sequence MTSGEEVPLSCSRCSAVWQKQGMTNCWSGNPETAPPRPGNCPSARYGDEIGETLELYKGDEDDAKMARIAARVEGLCYQPVPGSDAVNARWTRVEDTIAFAKLMGYSRIGIATCIGLLDESERLASILQAQGLQPMSVCCKAGSIDKLEIGLKEEEKVRPGTFEPACNPVAQAEICNRCGTDMNIIVGLCIGHDMLFTKHSQAPVTTLVVKDRVTGHNPAAVLYGQNFYYKRLQKQPVAVPSPAEQQTF is encoded by the coding sequence ATGACATCTGGAGAAGAAGTACCATTGTCCTGCTCACGGTGCAGCGCCGTGTGGCAGAAGCAGGGCATGACGAACTGCTGGAGCGGCAACCCGGAAACCGCTCCTCCCCGTCCGGGAAACTGTCCATCCGCCAGGTATGGTGATGAGATCGGCGAGACCCTGGAACTTTATAAGGGTGACGAGGACGATGCGAAGATGGCGCGAATCGCGGCGCGGGTGGAGGGGCTCTGCTATCAGCCGGTCCCTGGAAGCGACGCTGTGAATGCGCGCTGGACGAGAGTTGAAGACACCATCGCCTTTGCAAAGCTGATGGGGTACTCCAGGATCGGAATAGCCACCTGCATAGGCCTTCTGGACGAGAGCGAGCGGCTTGCATCGATACTCCAGGCCCAGGGGCTGCAGCCTATGAGTGTCTGTTGCAAGGCCGGGAGCATAGACAAGCTGGAGATCGGGCTTAAGGAAGAGGAAAAGGTCCGGCCCGGGACGTTCGAGCCGGCATGCAACCCGGTGGCGCAGGCGGAAATCTGCAACCGGTGCGGTACCGACATGAATATCATCGTCGGCCTCTGCATCGGCCATGACATGCTCTTCACCAAGCACTCTCAAGCTCCGGTAACCACCCTCGTAGTTAAGGACCGGGTGACGGGCCATAACCCGGCGGCAGTTCTTTACGGGCAGAACTTCTATTACAAGCGCCTGCAGAAGCAGCCGGTGGCAGTGCCGTCACCTGCGGAGCAGCAGACATTCTAG
- a CDS encoding CapA family protein, with protein MRLSVLLLSLLLFQPSITTASEIVINAVGDVMLGGNAGSKLLRQRGYDYPFAATAMLLRSADITMGNLEAPITSGGTEFRNKRFRFRCNPKTATALRNAGFSLVTLANNHILDYGIAGLEHTLSHLSRAAISFTGAGADLSSARQPALISVKGKTIAFLAYSLTLPAEFFATPFRGGTAPGFPGYIKKDIARARSKSDHVVVSFHWGDELAALPKPTQAAAARAAIDAGAVLVLGHHPHVLQGIEHYKNGVILYSLGNFAFASSSVRSDRSVIARITLDEGVEEVELLPLNVLNSEVKLQPAALSGRRGKRVIDHIAKISAGMGTVIVSDGGRWLALPELRTARVIR; from the coding sequence ATGCGGCTGTCCGTATTATTGTTGTCGCTCCTGCTGTTTCAGCCTTCCATTACCACCGCATCCGAGATTGTAATAAACGCCGTCGGCGATGTCATGCTCGGCGGAAACGCAGGCTCTAAGCTTCTCCGGCAGCGGGGCTACGACTACCCCTTCGCGGCCACCGCGATGCTTCTGCGCAGCGCAGACATCACAATGGGAAACCTGGAGGCGCCGATCACCTCAGGTGGTACGGAATTCCGCAATAAGAGGTTCCGCTTCAGGTGCAACCCGAAAACGGCCACAGCACTCAGGAATGCAGGATTTTCTCTCGTCACCCTGGCCAACAATCACATTCTTGATTATGGAATCGCCGGGCTGGAACATACGCTGAGCCATCTCTCCAGGGCAGCCATATCATTCACAGGGGCTGGTGCCGACCTGAGCAGCGCCCGTCAACCGGCCCTCATCTCCGTTAAAGGCAAAACCATAGCCTTTCTGGCCTACTCCCTGACCCTCCCCGCCGAATTCTTTGCCACCCCCTTCCGCGGCGGCACTGCTCCCGGCTTCCCCGGATACATCAAGAAAGATATTGCGCGTGCGCGCTCCAAGTCCGACCACGTGGTGGTATCATTTCACTGGGGGGACGAGCTTGCAGCGCTGCCCAAGCCTACCCAGGCGGCGGCCGCCCGGGCTGCCATCGATGCGGGAGCGGTGCTGGTACTCGGGCATCACCCCCATGTGCTGCAGGGGATCGAACATTACAAGAACGGGGTGATTCTCTATAGCCTCGGAAACTTCGCTTTCGCAAGCTCGAGCGTTCGCTCGGACAGAAGCGTCATTGCGCGCATCACGCTAGACGAGGGGGTGGAGGAGGTCGAGCTTCTGCCTCTCAACGTGCTGAACAGCGAGGTGAAACTACAGCCTGCGGCGCTTTCGGGTCGCCGGGGGAAAAGAGTAATCGACCACATAGCAAAAATTTCTGCCGGGATGGGCACGGTAATCGTCAGCGACGGGGGAAGATGGCTAGCCTTACCAGAGCTCAGAACCGCTCGTGTCATAAGGTGA
- a CDS encoding DUF2155 domain-containing protein — MRRAVTVFAAAVVVVVAVVGCSRKEEQREKVSPSGQVTKKEAVVVVPESVKGKWKAVKIAVTDKTTNKESVYTVNIGSSFTIPNSDLSVSVVNFLPHFMMEGTTLTSQSNEPKNPAAQVKILEGGKDVFKGWLFTLYPTTHAFQHPKYGFTLVDFVPAG; from the coding sequence GTGAGACGAGCAGTTACTGTTTTTGCCGCCGCGGTAGTGGTTGTCGTGGCTGTAGTGGGTTGCAGCAGAAAGGAAGAGCAGAGGGAAAAGGTTTCTCCTTCTGGGCAGGTGACGAAGAAAGAGGCGGTAGTTGTAGTTCCTGAGAGCGTCAAAGGGAAGTGGAAAGCCGTAAAAATCGCCGTTACCGACAAAACGACCAACAAAGAATCCGTCTATACCGTTAATATAGGTTCATCCTTCACGATTCCGAATTCGGATCTGTCCGTAAGTGTCGTGAATTTTCTTCCGCACTTCATGATGGAAGGTACAACCCTGACGTCGCAATCCAATGAACCGAAAAACCCGGCAGCTCAGGTGAAGATATTGGAAGGCGGCAAAGACGTTTTCAAAGGATGGCTGTTCACGCTCTACCCGACGACACATGCGTTTCAGCATCCCAAGTATGGTTTTACTCTGGTGGACTTCGTTCCAGCCGGTTAA
- the serS gene encoding serine--tRNA ligase has translation MLDARFIRDNLELVEARLKTRGEGVNLEQFKLLDTRRRGLLQEAESLKALRNSVSEEISRIKDKSQAQGRIAEMREVSQRIKGLDEDLKGVEAELEMLLLTIPNLPHAAIPIGTSEADNVEVRKWGVLPEFSFAPKPHWEIGESLGILDFERGAKITGARFTLYRGPGARLERALINFMLDLHTGRHNYVEMLPPFMVNRESMTGTGQLPKFADDLFHLEGVDFFLIPTAEVPVTNIHRNEILKAADLPLCYTAYTPCFRKEAGSYGKDTRGLIRQHQFNKVELVKLVSPAESYAELDKLLGDAEEVLKLLELPYRVVELCSGDIGFSAAKTYDIEVWLPGQDTYREISSCSNFEDFQARRAGIRYRADEKSKPEFVHTLNGSGLAVGRTLVAILENYQQADGSVLIPEALRPYMGGQERIG, from the coding sequence ATGCTTGATGCTAGGTTTATCCGTGATAATCTTGAACTGGTGGAAGCGCGCCTCAAGACCCGCGGCGAAGGGGTGAATCTGGAGCAGTTCAAGCTGCTGGACACACGCCGGCGAGGGCTTCTCCAGGAAGCCGAGTCGCTGAAAGCACTCCGCAACTCTGTCTCCGAAGAGATCAGCCGCATCAAGGACAAGAGCCAGGCGCAGGGCCGTATTGCTGAGATGCGGGAGGTTTCGCAACGGATAAAGGGATTGGATGAAGATCTGAAAGGGGTTGAGGCGGAACTTGAGATGCTTCTCCTTACGATCCCGAATCTTCCCCATGCAGCCATACCTATCGGGACATCGGAAGCGGACAATGTAGAGGTGCGGAAATGGGGGGTGCTGCCGGAGTTTTCCTTTGCCCCGAAGCCGCACTGGGAGATAGGCGAAAGCCTGGGCATTCTCGACTTCGAGCGGGGGGCAAAGATTACCGGGGCACGCTTCACTCTCTACCGTGGGCCCGGTGCTCGTCTGGAGCGAGCGCTCATTAATTTCATGCTCGACCTCCACACGGGGCGGCACAATTATGTTGAAATGCTTCCACCCTTTATGGTAAACAGGGAAAGCATGACCGGGACCGGTCAGTTGCCGAAGTTTGCCGATGATCTCTTCCATCTGGAGGGGGTCGATTTTTTTCTGATACCTACGGCTGAAGTACCGGTCACCAACATTCATCGCAACGAGATTCTGAAGGCGGCTGATCTTCCGCTTTGCTATACTGCGTACACTCCCTGCTTCCGTAAAGAGGCGGGTTCATACGGGAAGGATACGCGAGGGCTTATTCGCCAGCACCAGTTCAACAAGGTCGAACTGGTGAAGCTGGTTTCCCCTGCAGAGTCGTATGCGGAACTGGACAAACTTCTAGGGGACGCCGAAGAAGTCCTGAAGCTCCTTGAGTTGCCATACAGGGTTGTCGAGCTTTGCAGCGGGGACATCGGATTTTCAGCTGCAAAGACTTACGACATCGAAGTATGGCTGCCGGGGCAGGACACCTACCGGGAGATCTCTTCCTGTAGCAACTTCGAGGATTTTCAGGCACGCAGAGCTGGTATCCGCTATAGAGCGGACGAGAAATCGAAGCCAGAATTTGTGCATACCCTTAACGGTTCCGGACTGGCTGTCGGGCGAACACTGGTAGCTATCCTTGAAAACTATCAGCAGGCGGATGGTTCGGTGCTGATCCCAGAAGCGCTCAGGCCGTACATGGGGGGCCAGGAGAGAATCGGCTGA
- the tadA gene encoding tRNA adenosine(34) deaminase TadA, protein MKDDSYWMGIALREAVKAGDRGEVPIGAVVVKDGAVIGRGFNLRESRNDPSAHAEMVAIRKASRKMGSWRLSGTTLYVTLEPCIMCMGAILLARIDRVVFGCFDPKAGAAGSLYDLSNDRRLNHRFFLQSGVREAECAALLSGFFADLRMRKKTEAAIEASLRRDGREVEGA, encoded by the coding sequence ATGAAGGACGATTCGTACTGGATGGGGATTGCGCTTCGTGAGGCCGTTAAGGCCGGCGACCGGGGTGAAGTCCCCATCGGCGCTGTAGTGGTGAAGGATGGGGCGGTCATCGGCCGGGGGTTCAACCTTCGGGAAAGCAGGAACGATCCCTCTGCACATGCCGAAATGGTCGCTATCCGCAAGGCGTCCCGGAAGATGGGAAGCTGGAGGCTTTCCGGGACCACGCTTTATGTAACGCTGGAACCGTGCATCATGTGCATGGGGGCGATCCTTCTGGCCAGGATCGACAGGGTTGTGTTCGGGTGCTTCGACCCGAAAGCGGGCGCCGCCGGTTCATTGTACGACTTGTCCAACGACCGGCGCCTCAATCACAGATTCTTCCTGCAGTCCGGCGTCCGGGAAGCCGAGTGTGCAGCGTTGCTGAGCGGTTTTTTTGCAGACCTGCGGATGCGAAAGAAAACCGAAGCAGCTATAGAAGCCAGTTTGCGGAGAGATGGCCGAGAGGTCGAAGGCGCCTGA
- a CDS encoding DUF3427 domain-containing protein: MQTGMSCSADYYSVNAIAFFDDTVGVDMSAIHERFLALVPKGGLVLDAGCGSGRDAREFKLRGYRVAAFDASPELAALAGAHIGQEVLVRTFADVDEVGLYDGIWACASLLHLPSAELPDALKRLWRALKPGGVFYLSFKEGRGERTKDGRHFTDLTELELRRIINELQDVFKIDCWQSRDARPGRSDVWLNALVRRKHHNVSRLITGGSQNPFLPSLLEGIRQATEIEMTVAFIKATGLRLLFADLKDALAPSPESNRAPARLRIITSDYLDVTDPEAMRSLMLLQERGAQVKVYESAGSSFHMKSYIFVRQEGNALAGMAFVGSSNISAAALKDGLEWNYRIDVPNWSDSPDYAGFAEIRSRFEELFADPRAVPLTHDWIDGYEQRRRVQALSVAPGSHESEPPPLPTSIQNEALLALTLTRQEGFRRGLVVMATGLGKTWLAAFDSHFMQARRVLFVAHREEILFQAENTFLRIRPHARVGFYTGQAKDEEVDILCASVQTLGKLEHLIRFPSRHFDYVVVDEFHHAAAATYRRLLSHFEPRFLLGLTATPERSDQSDILSLCDDNLVFSKDLFVGVTSGLLVPFHYYGIFDEEVDYREIPWRSGKFDPEQLSNKLATLARARHAHRKWQELSQERTLAFCVSIRHAQFMAERFRQLGVKAEAVYAGSAMARSEALEQLTDGRLQVIFSVDLFNEGVDLPGIDTVMLLRPTESKILFLQQIGRGLRTAPDKDHLVILDFIGNHQSFLHKPQALFKVAANYKALAQFARQVEQQRLTLPEGCFANYDLELIDFLKQLDSGGAQKEYEALRESLGRRPTLSEFYRSGALVSRVGQQYGNWFSFVDAMGDLGADEIACAERHGKLFREVEITPMTKSFKMVLLEALLEHDGLITAPALDVLAAQSLAIFQRRRRLIQDIRQDLQNIDQVKPADWRQYWDSNPVNAWIGGNRPGTTDSFFHVVDGRFTPRFKVAADELETLTALLQELVDFRFASYEARSAPALPGNVVPLKRPVDRVEVPYFPNIQIACGHFKSGNADAEEYRSLGAGHGKLDPARHFIARASGNSMNGGKNPIHDGDYLLLERITPGSAGSITGLIMAIERQDAGGDNQYLLRMVTKPSAGRYVLKATNPDYEELEANEEMRTFARLKEILDPLDLAIGRSFIREDIPALFGEEYNPGNWNVGHVVLKDRPIHVLLVTLNKQGKAEEHRYHDYWIDEQTFHWQSQNSTSPESKRGRELIDHKKMGIAVHLFVRDGKLAGNKAAPFTYHGEVTYAGHKGSEPMSVEWRVD; encoded by the coding sequence ATGCAAACCGGCATGTCATGCTCTGCGGACTATTACAGCGTCAACGCAATTGCCTTTTTCGACGATACGGTCGGCGTTGACATGTCCGCTATCCATGAGCGGTTTCTTGCGCTTGTCCCGAAAGGCGGTCTTGTGCTGGATGCCGGTTGCGGCTCCGGCCGTGATGCCAGGGAATTCAAGCTGCGCGGGTATCGCGTGGCTGCATTCGATGCTTCGCCTGAACTGGCAGCGCTGGCCGGCGCTCATATCGGGCAAGAGGTTTTGGTCCGCACTTTTGCCGATGTTGATGAGGTCGGGCTTTATGACGGGATCTGGGCCTGCGCGAGTCTGTTGCATCTGCCTTCGGCAGAATTGCCCGATGCCCTCAAGCGCCTGTGGCGGGCACTGAAACCGGGTGGCGTTTTTTATCTCAGCTTCAAGGAAGGCAGGGGCGAGCGAACCAAAGATGGTCGGCACTTTACGGATTTGACAGAACTTGAATTACGCCGAATCATCAATGAATTGCAGGATGTGTTCAAAATTGATTGCTGGCAGTCCCGCGATGCCAGACCGGGTCGTAGCGATGTATGGCTGAATGCCCTTGTCCGGCGCAAGCACCATAACGTTAGCCGTCTGATCACCGGCGGCAGCCAAAATCCCTTCCTCCCCTCCCTCCTTGAAGGCATCCGTCAGGCTACCGAAATCGAAATGACGGTGGCGTTCATCAAGGCAACCGGTCTGCGCCTGCTGTTTGCCGATCTAAAAGATGCGCTCGCTCCCTCGCCTGAGAGTAATAGAGCCCCCGCGAGGCTACGCATCATCACCAGCGATTACCTGGATGTCACCGATCCTGAAGCCATGCGCAGTCTGATGCTGCTGCAGGAACGGGGTGCGCAGGTCAAGGTGTATGAATCCGCCGGTTCCAGCTTCCACATGAAATCGTACATTTTCGTCCGCCAGGAAGGCAACGCCTTGGCGGGCATGGCCTTTGTCGGCTCCAGCAACATCAGTGCTGCGGCGCTCAAGGACGGTCTGGAGTGGAATTATCGCATCGATGTTCCCAACTGGAGCGACTCTCCCGATTATGCAGGTTTTGCCGAAATCCGCAGCCGTTTCGAAGAGCTGTTTGCCGATCCCCGGGCGGTGCCACTCACGCACGACTGGATTGACGGCTATGAGCAGCGGCGACGGGTGCAGGCTCTGTCGGTCGCTCCGGGGAGCCACGAAAGCGAGCCGCCGCCATTACCGACCAGCATTCAGAATGAAGCGCTGCTGGCCTTGACCCTTACGCGGCAGGAAGGCTTTCGGCGCGGCCTCGTGGTCATGGCGACAGGCCTCGGTAAGACCTGGCTCGCGGCATTCGACAGTCATTTCATGCAAGCGAGGAGGGTACTGTTTGTCGCCCATCGCGAAGAGATACTGTTCCAGGCGGAAAACACCTTCCTTCGGATTCGACCCCACGCGCGAGTCGGCTTCTACACCGGCCAGGCGAAGGATGAAGAAGTAGATATCCTCTGTGCCTCGGTACAGACCCTGGGCAAGCTCGAACACCTCATCCGATTTCCTTCCCGCCATTTCGATTATGTCGTCGTGGATGAATTCCATCACGCGGCAGCTGCTACGTACCGGCGCTTGCTCAGTCACTTCGAGCCCCGTTTCCTGCTCGGCTTGACGGCAACTCCCGAACGTTCCGATCAATCGGATATCCTTTCCCTGTGCGACGACAATCTGGTTTTCAGCAAGGATCTCTTTGTCGGTGTCACCAGTGGTCTGCTGGTCCCGTTTCATTACTACGGGATTTTCGACGAAGAGGTCGATTACCGCGAAATCCCGTGGCGCAGCGGCAAGTTCGATCCGGAGCAGCTTTCCAATAAACTGGCGACCCTGGCCCGTGCCCGACATGCCCACAGGAAATGGCAAGAGCTCTCACAGGAGCGCACCCTTGCATTTTGTGTCTCGATTCGTCACGCACAGTTCATGGCGGAGCGGTTTCGGCAATTGGGGGTAAAGGCCGAAGCGGTTTACGCCGGTTCGGCCATGGCGCGCAGTGAAGCGCTGGAACAGCTCACCGACGGGCGTTTGCAGGTGATCTTTTCCGTTGATCTGTTCAATGAAGGGGTGGACCTGCCGGGGATCGATACGGTGATGCTGCTGAGGCCGACTGAATCGAAAATCCTGTTCCTGCAGCAGATAGGTCGTGGCCTGCGCACTGCACCCGATAAAGATCATCTGGTGATCCTCGACTTTATCGGCAATCACCAGAGTTTTCTCCACAAGCCGCAGGCACTGTTCAAGGTTGCGGCTAATTACAAGGCGCTGGCCCAGTTTGCCCGGCAGGTTGAACAGCAGCGTCTGACTTTGCCGGAAGGGTGTTTCGCCAACTATGATCTGGAGCTGATCGACTTTCTCAAACAACTGGACAGCGGCGGCGCACAAAAGGAATACGAGGCGCTGCGTGAATCCCTGGGACGTAGGCCGACCCTATCGGAGTTCTACCGCAGCGGCGCCCTGGTCAGTCGGGTAGGGCAGCAGTACGGCAACTGGTTTTCGTTTGTTGATGCCATGGGTGATCTCGGGGCCGATGAGATAGCTTGCGCAGAGCGGCATGGCAAGCTATTCCGCGAAGTCGAAATCACCCCGATGACCAAATCCTTCAAGATGGTGCTGCTCGAAGCGCTACTGGAGCATGACGGCCTGATAACAGCCCCTGCTCTGGATGTTCTGGCTGCACAATCGTTAGCCATTTTCCAGCGACGACGCCGGCTTATTCAGGATATCAGGCAGGATCTGCAAAATATCGATCAGGTGAAACCTGCCGACTGGCGGCAGTATTGGGACAGCAACCCGGTCAATGCCTGGATTGGCGGTAATCGCCCCGGGACCACCGACTCTTTCTTTCATGTTGTAGACGGCAGGTTCACGCCCCGATTCAAGGTCGCCGCCGATGAACTGGAGACATTGACGGCACTTCTGCAGGAGTTGGTCGATTTCCGGTTTGCTTCGTACGAAGCCAGAAGCGCTCCTGCATTACCGGGGAATGTCGTGCCGCTGAAGCGACCGGTTGACAGAGTCGAAGTTCCTTATTTCCCGAACATCCAAATTGCCTGCGGGCATTTCAAGTCGGGCAATGCCGACGCAGAGGAGTATCGCAGCCTCGGGGCTGGTCATGGCAAGCTCGATCCGGCACGGCACTTCATCGCACGGGCATCGGGCAACTCGATGAATGGTGGCAAGAATCCGATTCATGACGGCGATTATCTACTGCTGGAACGGATCACGCCGGGAAGCGCCGGTTCGATCACGGGTCTGATCATGGCAATCGAGAGGCAGGATGCCGGAGGAGACAATCAATACCTTTTGCGTATGGTGACCAAACCGAGTGCAGGGCGCTATGTTCTCAAGGCGACCAATCCGGACTATGAAGAACTGGAAGCGAATGAAGAAATGCGCACCTTCGCCCGGTTGAAGGAGATTCTTGATCCGCTTGATCTGGCAATTGGCCGGTCCTTTATCCGGGAAGACATCCCGGCGCTCTTCGGTGAGGAATACAACCCCGGCAACTGGAATGTTGGCCATGTTGTACTAAAAGATCGGCCGATTCATGTGCTGCTGGTAACTCTCAACAAACAGGGAAAGGCGGAAGAGCATCGCTATCACGATTATTGGATCGATGAACAGACGTTCCATTGGCAAAGCCAGAACAGCACCAGTCCGGAAAGCAAGCGGGGGCGCGAGTTGATTGACCATAAGAAGATGGGGATTGCCGTGCATCTGTTTGTCCGCGACGGGAAGCTGGCTGGGAATAAGGCTGCGCCATTTACTTATCATGGTGAAGTTACCTATGCGGGGCATAAGGGGAGTGAGCCGATGAGTGTTGAGTGGCGGGTTGATTGA
- a CDS encoding VOC family protein translates to MASAINWFEIPVSDIKRAARFYAAVLATELSVHEVMGRQRALLPFKDGIGGSLVEGAGYVPGREGVLLYLNGGDDLDVPLRRVKTAGGRVLQNKKAIGEYGFTAIFLDTEGNRIGLHSKG, encoded by the coding sequence ATGGCTAGCGCGATCAACTGGTTCGAGATCCCGGTTTCCGACATCAAGCGTGCTGCAAGATTTTATGCCGCCGTGCTGGCTACCGAACTCTCGGTCCACGAGGTGATGGGGCGGCAGCGGGCGCTGCTCCCGTTCAAGGACGGTATAGGGGGGTCTCTCGTGGAGGGAGCGGGATACGTACCGGGCAGGGAGGGGGTGCTCCTCTATCTGAACGGCGGGGATGATCTGGATGTGCCGCTCCGGCGGGTGAAAACTGCCGGTGGCCGGGTACTGCAGAACAAGAAAGCAATCGGAGAGTACGGATTTACTGCCATCTTCCTCGATACGGAGGGGAACAGGATAGGTCTTCACTCCAAGGGGTAG
- a CDS encoding DUF2288 domain-containing protein: MALREELAASVDEARWEWMRAHLERGGLIVVAADLDLAWAGERVAADDAATVGGWIESGKLAKPSTEQIAAWDAASDKRFRMLIVSPYILVQEME; the protein is encoded by the coding sequence ATGGCATTACGGGAAGAACTGGCAGCTTCGGTCGACGAGGCGCGCTGGGAGTGGATGAGGGCGCATCTTGAGCGAGGAGGGCTGATTGTGGTGGCTGCTGATCTCGACCTTGCTTGGGCGGGGGAACGGGTTGCAGCCGATGATGCAGCCACCGTAGGAGGATGGATAGAGTCAGGCAAACTTGCCAAACCCTCGACCGAACAGATAGCGGCATGGGATGCTGCGTCGGACAAGCGGTTCCGTATGTTGATCGTGAGCCCCTACATACTGGTTCAGGAAATGGAATGA